The proteins below come from a single Arthrobacter sp. zg-Y1171 genomic window:
- a CDS encoding class I SAM-dependent methyltransferase: protein MGSDHYFSSTPSGPEVRKPLRVSLNGTERTLQTAGGIFSPDGIDKGTMVLLEEVPAPPETGNLLDIGCGWGPIALTLALKSPAARVYAVDVNERCIALTRDNAAALGCGNVMASLPEEVDPEVRFDTIWSNPPIRIGKEELHALLLLWLPRLAPGGTAWLVVQKNLGSDSLQRWLAETLPSGFTVSRHSTAKSFRTLKVERSA from the coding sequence ATGGGTTCAGACCACTACTTCTCCTCCACACCGTCCGGGCCCGAGGTCCGCAAACCGCTGCGCGTCAGCCTCAACGGGACAGAACGGACCCTGCAGACAGCGGGCGGGATCTTCAGCCCCGACGGGATCGACAAGGGCACGATGGTTCTGCTGGAGGAAGTTCCCGCGCCGCCGGAAACCGGCAACCTGTTGGACATCGGCTGCGGCTGGGGACCCATCGCCCTCACCCTGGCGCTGAAATCCCCCGCGGCCCGGGTCTACGCGGTCGACGTCAACGAACGCTGCATCGCGCTGACCCGGGACAACGCAGCGGCGTTGGGCTGCGGCAACGTCATGGCCTCGCTGCCGGAGGAGGTGGACCCCGAAGTACGCTTCGACACCATCTGGTCCAACCCGCCCATCCGGATCGGCAAAGAGGAACTGCATGCCCTGTTGCTGCTCTGGCTGCCGCGCCTGGCGCCGGGCGGCACTGCCTGGCTGGTGGTGCAGAAAAACCTGGGCTCGGATTCCCTGCAGCGCTGGCTGGCGGAGACGCTGCCGTCCGGATTCACCGTCTCCCGCCACAGCACCGCGAAGTCCTTCCGGACCCTCAAGGTGGAACGCAGCGCCTAG